The Bryobacteraceae bacterium genome includes a window with the following:
- a CDS encoding integrase → MSRTRSASTGRCYGRARVLKAWGLPRSTFYQRCRLHASPRPPARRGPKTRYTDEQLTGEIRRTIAESPFHGEGHRKVWARLRLAGVRTSLRRVLRLMREHQLLAPQRRPQPVESKRHEGTILAGRPNQMWGIDATAGFTVRDGQVPIFAMIDHCSACCLGIHAARRGTRFEALEPVRQAVREQFGGFSEGLARGVKLRHDHGSQFMSDDFQREIRFLGMESSPAFVREPEGNGCIERFFRTLKEQLLWVRHFETLEELAEALEEFRQRYNEQWLVERLQFQSPRQAHEALLALEAAA, encoded by the coding sequence ATGAGCCGGACCCGGTCGGCCTCCACAGGACGCTGCTACGGGCGGGCTCGCGTGCTCAAGGCCTGGGGCCTTCCGCGGTCGACGTTCTACCAGCGGTGCCGCCTGCATGCCTCGCCTCGCCCGCCCGCCAGGCGCGGCCCGAAGACGCGCTACACCGATGAGCAGCTCACCGGCGAGATCCGGCGTACGATTGCTGAGTCGCCTTTCCACGGCGAAGGCCACCGCAAGGTGTGGGCGCGGCTGCGCCTGGCCGGCGTGCGCACCTCCCTGCGGCGCGTGTTGCGCCTGATGCGCGAACACCAATTGCTGGCGCCGCAGCGGCGGCCGCAGCCCGTCGAGTCGAAGCGGCACGAAGGAACCATCCTCGCCGGGCGGCCCAACCAGATGTGGGGCATCGACGCCACAGCGGGCTTCACTGTCCGGGATGGGCAGGTGCCCATCTTCGCCATGATCGATCACTGTTCGGCCTGCTGCCTGGGCATCCATGCCGCCAGGCGCGGCACGCGGTTCGAGGCGCTCGAGCCGGTGCGCCAGGCGGTGCGCGAACAGTTTGGCGGCTTCAGCGAGGGCCTCGCCCGGGGCGTGAAGCTGCGCCATGATCACGGCTCGCAGTTCATGAGCGACGACTTTCAGCGCGAGATCCGCTTTCTCGGCATGGAGTCCTCACCGGCCTTCGTGCGCGAGCCGGAAGGCAACGGCTGCATCGAACGCTTCTTCCGCACTCTCAAGGAGCAGCTTCTCTGGGTGCGGCACTTCGAAACCCTGGAAGAACTGGCCGAAGCGCTCGAAGAATTCCGCCAGCGCTACAACGAGCAGTGGCTCGTCGAACGGCTCCAATTCCAATCCCCGCGGCAGGCCCACGAGGCCCTGCTTGCCCTCGAGGCTGCCGCATGA
- a CDS encoding hypothetical protein (possible pseudo, frameshifted) yields MAADLDGLAHAAGHADRHQPLKDYCRGLLLPGERKSVEPMAARLRPDRVQATRQSLHHFVAQSPWSDEAVLAEVRRQVLPAIQRRGPVVAWIVDDTGIPKKGQGLSRRGEAVLRAARASRTIARWRWV; encoded by the coding sequence TTGGCGGCCGATCTGGACGGCTTGGCCCACGCCGCGGGGCATGCCGACCGGCACCAGCCGCTGAAGGATTACTGCCGCGGGCTGCTGCTGCCGGGGGAGCGGAAGAGCGTCGAGCCGATGGCTGCCCGGCTTCGTCCGGATCGCGTGCAGGCGACGCGGCAGTCGCTGCATCACTTCGTGGCGCAGTCGCCGTGGAGCGATGAGGCCGTGCTGGCTGAGGTTCGCCGGCAGGTGCTGCCTGCCATCCAGCGGCGTGGACCGGTAGTGGCCTGGATTGTCGATGACACGGGGATCCCCAAGAAGGGGCAGGGACTCAGTAGGCGTGGCGAGGCAGTACTGCGGGCAGCTCGCGCAAGCAGGACCATTGCCAGGTGGCGGTGGGTCTGA
- the TRm5 gene encoding IS256 family transposase has protein sequence MTQKKDSAKAAERKAKQLAALAEQQEDLLRVLIRRVLEEVMEAEMDEVVGAEKGQRTASRTGYRSGYYRRTLVTRVGKIELRVPQDREGRFQTEMFERYQRSEKALVGALAEMYVQGVSTRRVKEITEQLCGHEFSASAISRINARLDEELEKFARRQLEEEYPYLVLDARYERVREDGVVRAQAVLVAIGINWEGRRCVLAVELAQRESATSWRELLEGLKGRGLRGVRLVVSDDHAGLKRAVREVLGEALWQRCYVHFLRNALDYLPRRGGDDCLTELRWIYERRTAAEARQDLKAWLGRWQGRYSRLCQWVEENIEETLSFYALPLAHHKHLKSTNMLERLNEEIKRRTLVVRIFPNAASCLRLVRALAVEIHEDWIEATRYLDMDLLREQEKSRPRLGEAA, from the coding sequence ATGACCCAGAAGAAGGATAGCGCGAAAGCGGCCGAGAGGAAAGCGAAGCAACTGGCGGCGCTAGCGGAGCAGCAGGAGGATCTGCTGCGGGTGTTGATCCGGCGGGTGCTGGAGGAGGTGATGGAAGCGGAGATGGACGAGGTGGTGGGAGCGGAGAAGGGGCAGCGGACGGCGAGCCGGACGGGATACCGGTCTGGATACTATCGGCGGACGCTGGTGACGCGGGTGGGCAAGATCGAGCTGCGGGTGCCGCAGGACCGGGAGGGGCGGTTCCAGACGGAGATGTTCGAACGGTACCAGCGGAGCGAGAAGGCGCTGGTGGGGGCGTTGGCGGAGATGTATGTGCAGGGGGTGTCGACGCGGCGGGTGAAGGAGATCACCGAGCAGCTGTGCGGGCACGAGTTTTCGGCCTCGGCGATCAGCCGGATCAATGCGCGGCTGGACGAGGAGCTGGAGAAGTTCGCGCGGCGGCAGCTGGAGGAGGAGTATCCGTACCTGGTGCTGGACGCGCGCTACGAGCGGGTGAGAGAAGACGGGGTGGTGAGGGCGCAGGCAGTGCTGGTGGCGATCGGGATCAACTGGGAGGGGCGGCGGTGCGTGCTGGCGGTGGAGCTGGCGCAGCGGGAGAGTGCGACGAGCTGGAGGGAGTTGCTGGAGGGGTTGAAGGGGAGGGGGCTGCGGGGGGTGCGGCTGGTGGTGAGCGACGATCATGCGGGGCTGAAGCGGGCGGTGCGGGAGGTGCTGGGAGAGGCGCTGTGGCAGAGGTGCTACGTGCACTTCCTGCGCAATGCGCTGGACTACCTGCCGCGGCGGGGCGGCGATGACTGTCTGACCGAGCTGCGCTGGATCTATGAGCGGCGGACAGCGGCCGAGGCGCGGCAGGATCTGAAGGCGTGGCTGGGGCGCTGGCAGGGCCGCTACAGCAGGCTGTGCCAGTGGGTGGAGGAAAACATCGAGGAGACGCTGAGCTTCTACGCGCTGCCGCTGGCGCATCACAAGCATCTGAAGTCGACCAATATGCTGGAGCGTCTCAACGAGGAGATCAAGCGCCGGACACTGGTGGTGCGGATCTTTCCCAATGCGGCCAGTTGCCTGAGGCTGGTGCGGGCGCTGGCAGTGGAGATCCACGAGGACTGGATTGAGGCGACACGGTACCTGGACATGGACCTGTTGCGCGAGCAGGAGAAGAGCCGGCCCCGGCTGGGGGAGGCGGCCTGA
- a CDS encoding N-acylglucosamine-6-phosphate 2-epimerase, which translates to MARFARAALEGGAVGIRANGPDDIRDIRAVTAVPIIGIQKGLAADGRILITRSFEEAAALVDAGADAVAIDCTERGCRFGALDRLRRVKAELNVAVMADIATIAEAETAVAAGADFVLPTMRGYTDSTCHVKRFDPRFVRELTRRLAVPVIAEGRVGTPEEAVAALDAGAFAVVVGSAITRPQEITRAFVRAMSSRPLGWIGALDLGATNIKWGLVRSDGALTDHGSIPTRAGEGAAAVIQRMVAAARCCTDASAARGVALDAFGVATAGWVSAGEGSVRFATSNLPDWAGVPIARLVTETVGVPVTVENDAVAAAAGEWMFGTARGCSNFLTVTLGTGIGGGAVVEGRLLRGANRLASMLGHIRIQSGGRTCTCGLDGCVEAYAGSRGAERLISNDFSTLEEWTTQACGGNDLACALVNEYAELLADALAPAILLLDPELIVLAGGMAVHNPVLPSSLQAALSKRVIASHLRKLEVRISGLGNHAGVLGAAALALTAARSRLVT; encoded by the coding sequence ATGGCGCGATTCGCGAGGGCTGCGCTCGAGGGCGGCGCGGTTGGCATTCGCGCCAACGGGCCGGATGACATCCGCGACATTCGCGCTGTTACCGCCGTCCCCATTATCGGCATCCAGAAAGGACTCGCGGCGGATGGGCGCATCCTCATCACCCGCAGCTTCGAAGAAGCCGCCGCCCTCGTCGACGCCGGTGCCGATGCGGTCGCCATCGACTGCACCGAACGGGGATGCCGCTTCGGTGCGCTGGACCGGCTGCGCCGCGTGAAGGCCGAACTTAACGTGGCAGTGATGGCCGACATCGCCACGATTGCCGAAGCGGAAACCGCCGTGGCCGCCGGAGCCGATTTTGTTCTGCCCACGATGCGGGGCTACACGGACTCGACGTGTCACGTCAAGCGCTTCGACCCTCGGTTCGTTCGCGAGCTAACCCGGCGTCTCGCTGTGCCCGTGATCGCCGAGGGGCGTGTGGGCACGCCGGAGGAGGCTGTAGCTGCACTCGACGCCGGTGCATTCGCTGTGGTCGTCGGATCGGCCATCACCCGCCCGCAGGAGATTACCCGTGCATTCGTGCGCGCCATGTCGTCCAGACCATTGGGCTGGATTGGAGCACTGGACCTTGGTGCGACGAACATAAAGTGGGGCCTGGTTCGTTCCGATGGCGCGCTTACCGACCACGGCAGCATTCCGACTCGGGCGGGTGAGGGTGCCGCGGCGGTGATTCAGCGGATGGTCGCCGCCGCTCGCTGTTGCACCGACGCCTCGGCGGCTCGAGGCGTGGCTCTCGACGCTTTCGGAGTCGCCACCGCGGGCTGGGTGAGCGCAGGGGAAGGATCTGTAAGATTCGCAACTAGTAACCTTCCCGACTGGGCAGGTGTGCCGATCGCCCGACTGGTTACCGAGACAGTTGGTGTGCCCGTCACCGTTGAGAACGACGCAGTCGCCGCGGCTGCTGGTGAATGGATGTTCGGTACTGCTCGGGGCTGCTCGAACTTCCTCACCGTGACGCTCGGGACGGGGATCGGCGGCGGGGCTGTGGTCGAGGGCCGACTGCTGCGAGGCGCTAATCGACTTGCGAGCATGCTGGGTCACATACGGATCCAATCGGGTGGTCGCACATGCACCTGCGGACTGGATGGGTGCGTGGAAGCGTACGCCGGCAGTCGCGGCGCGGAGCGCCTGATCTCTAACGACTTCTCCACGCTCGAAGAATGGACCACTCAGGCGTGCGGTGGTAACGATCTGGCCTGTGCGCTTGTCAATGAATACGCGGAACTGCTCGCCGATGCGCTTGCTCCGGCCATTCTGCTGCTGGACCCCGAGCTGATAGTTCTTGCGGGCGGGATGGCAGTGCATAATCCCGTGCTACCGTCATCGCTCCAGGCGGCGCTCTCGAAACGGGTGATCGCTTCCCATCTCCGAAAGCTGGAAGTCCGGATCTCCGGTCTCGGCAATCACGCGGGAGTATTGGGAGCTGCCGCATTGGCTCTCACGGCCGCAAGATCACGGCTTGTGACTTGA
- a CDS encoding MFS transporter has protein sequence MKGWRPWIIVGVLWVAATLNYVDRQSIFAMFQPIREDLHLSDWQLGLLSTAFLWTYGIFGPLGGWLADRFSRSRVILISLCIWSVITAATGAARSFGELFAARALMGLSEAFYLPAALALIADYHNQATRSLATGIHQSGLYIGIFIGGAGAGWLGDHQGWRFTFYLLGAAGVVYAIFAAFLLRDAPRETTAGLAANYGGLVAIRGLIGSKQFLLIAAVFAVASMSYWMVYTWLPLYLLERFEMTLTSAGFSATVYIQAASFAAIVVGGWLSDRWSLRRPGARALVQAAGFATAGPFLFLTGSTDSMPLLVVALIAFGLGRGLYDCNVMPVLCDVIDPHLRATAYGILNLLGCVAGGVMAAAAGYLKSSVGLDAALQISGVLLLGCAILLMRLRPVEAARYACSQ, from the coding sequence ATGAAGGGCTGGCGTCCGTGGATCATCGTCGGCGTGCTGTGGGTCGCGGCGACGCTGAACTACGTCGACCGGCAATCGATCTTCGCGATGTTCCAGCCGATCCGCGAGGATCTGCACCTGTCCGACTGGCAACTGGGCCTACTGAGCACAGCGTTTCTCTGGACCTACGGCATTTTCGGCCCGCTGGGCGGCTGGCTGGCGGACCGTTTCTCGCGCAGCCGGGTGATCTTGATCAGCCTCTGCATCTGGTCCGTGATCACGGCCGCGACGGGGGCGGCGCGCAGCTTTGGCGAGCTGTTTGCCGCTCGAGCGCTCATGGGCCTCAGCGAGGCATTCTATCTGCCCGCAGCGCTCGCTCTCATTGCGGATTACCACAACCAGGCGACTCGCTCGCTGGCTACGGGTATCCACCAGAGCGGTTTGTACATTGGGATCTTCATAGGCGGAGCCGGGGCCGGCTGGCTCGGCGACCACCAAGGTTGGCGGTTTACGTTCTATTTGCTCGGTGCCGCAGGCGTGGTCTATGCGATATTCGCGGCGTTCCTGCTCCGGGATGCGCCACGAGAGACTACGGCCGGGCTGGCTGCGAATTATGGCGGTCTCGTAGCGATCCGCGGGCTGATCGGATCGAAACAGTTCCTTCTCATCGCCGCTGTCTTCGCAGTGGCGTCGATGTCGTATTGGATGGTGTACACGTGGCTTCCGCTGTATCTGCTCGAGCGCTTTGAGATGACTCTGACCTCGGCCGGCTTTTCGGCAACCGTGTACATCCAGGCGGCGAGTTTCGCGGCGATCGTTGTCGGCGGATGGCTTTCCGACCGCTGGAGTCTGCGCCGGCCCGGCGCTCGCGCGCTTGTTCAGGCCGCGGGATTCGCTACTGCCGGCCCCTTTCTGTTTCTCACCGGAAGCACCGATTCCATGCCGCTCCTCGTCGTCGCTCTTATCGCTTTCGGACTGGGCCGCGGGCTCTATGACTGCAATGTGATGCCCGTGCTGTGCGACGTCATCGATCCGCACCTGCGCGCCACCGCATACGGAATACTGAACCTTCTCGGCTGCGTTGCAGGAGGCGTGATGGCTGCCGCGGCGGGCTACCTGAAGTCCAGCGTGGGACTCGACGCCGCGCTACAGATCTCCGGAGTGCTGTTGCTGGGTTGCGCGATTCTGCTTATGCGGCTGCGGCCGGTGGAAGCGGCACGATATGCATGCTCGCAGTGA
- the nanA gene encoding N-acetylneuraminate lyase, translating into MKLEGILPALVTPFSEEVNLDEAALERLLDYVYRGGVDGVYICGQTGEGLQQSPDLRKRVAEAAVRYSPAGKRIVVHVGAPSTHTAVELARHAAAVGATAISSLPPAGAYSFAEIRDYYKELAAATDLPCLVYHYPAISGTVSSLDQVTALCSLPNVIGLKFTDMDLYKLASLKKAGCNVLNGYDEILVAGLLMGADGGIGSFYNVAPHLFVELYCAARRGDWARAKAVQDDINEIITIGLRYPVHSAVKAMLAWLGLDCGQCLGPRRPLTAVEVRELHELLERSPLAAARTTAGRV; encoded by the coding sequence ATGAAGCTCGAGGGTATCCTGCCGGCCCTTGTCACGCCGTTCAGTGAAGAAGTGAATCTCGATGAGGCAGCCCTGGAGCGGCTTCTCGACTATGTGTACCGCGGAGGCGTGGATGGCGTGTACATCTGCGGCCAAACTGGCGAAGGGCTTCAGCAGAGCCCGGACCTGCGGAAGAGGGTCGCGGAGGCCGCTGTTCGATACAGCCCCGCCGGGAAGCGCATCGTCGTGCACGTCGGCGCTCCCTCGACTCACACCGCCGTTGAGCTGGCCAGGCACGCCGCAGCGGTGGGCGCTACCGCGATCAGCAGCCTGCCTCCGGCCGGGGCGTACAGCTTCGCTGAGATTCGCGATTACTACAAAGAGTTGGCGGCGGCAACGGACTTGCCATGCCTCGTTTATCACTACCCCGCTATTTCAGGGACAGTCTCGTCTCTCGACCAGGTCACGGCGCTCTGCTCGCTGCCGAACGTGATCGGACTGAAGTTTACGGATATGGACTTGTACAAGTTGGCCTCTCTCAAGAAGGCCGGCTGCAACGTTCTAAACGGGTACGATGAGATCCTCGTGGCGGGCCTGCTAATGGGTGCCGACGGCGGTATTGGCAGCTTCTACAATGTCGCGCCGCATCTTTTTGTCGAACTCTACTGTGCCGCCCGGCGCGGCGATTGGGCCAGAGCAAAAGCCGTGCAGGACGATATCAATGAGATCATCACCATCGGCCTTCGGTATCCCGTCCACAGCGCAGTGAAGGCAATGCTCGCCTGGCTGGGCCTCGATTGCGGGCAGTGTCTCGGACCGCGGCGGCCCCTTACTGCCGTTGAGGTTCGCGAGTTGCACGAGCTGCTCGAGCGCTCGCCTCTGGCTGCTGCGCGAACAACCGCTGGTCGGGTCTGA
- a CDS encoding GntR family transcriptional regulator — protein MIDLAGGSVKQDRDGAQRNNGIPLHHGNMALPKPVRTETLRQQIAKILQEAIFTGQLKPGQLLREQALGKQLGVSQATIREALAHLEQLGLVSKAVNRGTTVTNLSAREVRERLAVRVALEELAAAEAAVRMTEQDFDILVQLAERIARGIEANLYFETSQADIDFHRFIWEKSGNAILYRTLDQLTTPLFAFLGLLHKLTAQDQRATKPHSDIIQALRTRDAETVKDAIRGHIRGSYGVFLESDAEDLLTLVNGLS, from the coding sequence ATGATAGACCTCGCAGGCGGCTCTGTCAAGCAGGACCGTGACGGAGCTCAGCGCAACAACGGGATCCCGCTGCATCATGGAAACATGGCACTTCCGAAGCCGGTGCGGACCGAGACGCTCCGCCAGCAGATCGCTAAAATACTCCAGGAAGCGATCTTCACTGGTCAGCTCAAACCAGGGCAGCTCTTGCGCGAGCAAGCGCTAGGAAAGCAACTCGGGGTGAGCCAAGCCACGATTCGGGAAGCGCTGGCGCACCTCGAACAATTGGGCTTGGTCTCGAAGGCGGTCAATCGCGGAACGACTGTGACGAACCTGTCAGCACGGGAAGTCCGCGAGCGCCTGGCAGTTCGAGTGGCGCTCGAGGAACTCGCGGCTGCTGAGGCAGCAGTGCGAATGACTGAGCAGGATTTCGACATCCTCGTCCAGCTCGCTGAACGTATCGCGCGCGGCATCGAGGCGAACCTCTATTTCGAGACGAGTCAGGCGGATATTGACTTCCATCGGTTCATCTGGGAGAAGTCGGGCAACGCGATTCTCTACAGGACACTTGATCAATTGACCACACCGCTCTTCGCCTTCCTGGGGCTTCTGCACAAACTCACGGCACAAGACCAGAGAGCGACCAAACCGCATTCGGACATCATCCAGGCACTTCGCACGCGCGATGCCGAAACCGTAAAGGACGCTATCCGGGGCCATATCAGAGGATCCTATGGCGTGTTCCTTGAATCGGACGCGGAGGACCTGCTGACGCTCGTCAACGGACTTAGCTAA
- a CDS encoding integrase — MSRARSISTGRCYGRARVLKAWGLPRSTFYQRRRCEASPRPPARRGPKTRYTDEQLTEQIRRTIHESPFHGEGHRKVWARLRLAGVRTSLRRVLRLMRQHQLLAPQRQPQPVEPKRHEGTIVAGRPNQMWGIDATAGFTLRDGQVPIFAMIDHCSACCLSIHVARRGTRFEALEPVRQAVREQFGGFSEGIALGVKLRHDHGSQFMSDDFQREIRFLGMESSPAFVREPEGNGCIERFFRTLKEQLLWVRHFETLEELAEALEEFRRRYNEHWLIERLQFRSPRQAHQALLALEPAA; from the coding sequence ATGAGCCGTGCCCGGTCGATCTCCACGGGACGCTGCTACGGGCGGGCTCGGGTGCTCAAGGCCTGGGGCCTGCCGCGGTCGACGTTCTACCAGCGGCGCCGCTGCGAGGCTTCGCCTCGCCCGCCCGCCAGGCGCGGCCCGAAGACCCGCTACACCGATGAGCAGCTCACCGAGCAGATCCGGCGTACGATTCACGAGTCGCCCTTCCACGGCGAAGGCCACCGCAAGGTGTGGGCGCGGCTGCGCCTGGCCGGCGTGCGCACCTCCCTGCGGCGCGTGCTGCGCCTGATGCGCCAGCACCAGTTGCTGGCGCCGCAGCGGCAGCCGCAGCCGGTCGAGCCGAAGCGGCACGAGGGAACCATCGTCGCCGGGCGGCCCAACCAGATGTGGGGCATCGACGCCACGGCCGGCTTCACTCTCCGGGATGGACAAGTGCCCATCTTCGCCATGATCGATCACTGCTCGGCCTGCTGCCTGAGCATCCACGTGGCCCGTCGCGGCACGCGGTTTGAAGCGCTCGAGCCTGTGCGCCAGGCCGTGCGCGAGCAGTTCGGAGGCTTCTCCGAAGGCATCGCCCTGGGCGTGAAGCTCCGTCATGACCACGGCTCCCAATTCATGAGCGACGACTTCCAGCGGGAGATCCGCTTTCTCGGCATGGAGTCTTCACCGGCCTTCGTACGCGAGCCCGAAGGCAACGGCTGCATCGAACGCTTCTTCCGCACTCTCAAGGAGCAGCTTCTCTGGGTGCGGCACTTCGAAACCCTGGAAGAACTGGCCGAAGCGCTGGAAGAATTCCGCCGGCGCTACAACGAGCACTGGCTCATCGAACGGCTCCAATTCCGATCCCCGCGGCAGGCTCATCAGGCCCTGCTTGCGCTCGAGCCTGCCGCATGA